The stretch of DNA GCCTCTTGCGGACGCCGGGCGACAGCGCACGTATCGCTGCCGCCTTGGCTCGGGCGCTCTCGCCGTGTATTGAACGCTGATGCGCATCATCCTCGTGGGCCAAGCGGCTTTCGCTGAACAGGTGCTCGATAGGCTCCGTGAGCGTCAGCACGACGTGCTCGCCGTGTATTGTCCGCCGGACAGCGGTGAGCGGATCGACCCCGTCAAAGCCCGCGCCTTGGCCGTGGGCATCCCGGTGCGCCAGCACCAGTCACTGAAAGGCCCGGAGGTGCAACGCGAGTTTGCCGACCTGGGAGCAGACCTGGCCGTGCTCGCCTACGTCACCCAGATTGTCCCGCGCAGCATCTTCGAGGCGCCGCGACTCGGAAGCCTTTGCTTCCATCCCTCGCTCCTGCCGCGCTACCGCGGTGGCAGCGCCATCAACTGGCAAATCATCAAGGGAGAGACGCAGACCGGCGTGTCGGTGTTCTGGGTGGACGCCGGCATCGACACGGGCCCGATCTTGCTGCAGAGGACGGCAGTGATCCGTCCAACCGACACGTCCGGATCCTTGTACTACGACACGCTCTTTCCGCTCGGCGTAGACGCGGTCGTCGAGGCCGTCGAACTGGTTGCGGCCGGGAAGGCGCCGCGCGTCGTGCAGGACGAGGCGCAGGCGACCTACGACCCGCTGTGTCGCGACGAACACGCTGCAATCGATTGGTCGCGACCCGCCGCTACGCTCTACAACCTCATCCGTGGCTGCGACCCTCAACCCGGTGCCCACACCATGCTGAACGGCCGACCACTACGGCTGTACGATGCCGCCATCGTCCACGGGCGGAAGCTTCGGCCCGGGGTGATCGACGAGATCTCGGCTGACGGATGGCTCGTCGGCACGGGTGACGGCGGCATTCGCGTGAAACGCGTCCGGGCTGGAGACAAGAAGGTCGATGCCGGCACATTTGCCACCACGCACGCGGTCGCAGCCGGCACTGCTCTCGGCACCTGAGCCCATGACTGCCGCGTGGGGACTAGCTGATTAGACAAAACCCGGGGCACTGACTGGGACAAATCCTCCTGAGCCTCTACGTACCGCTCGCACTGCCAGATCATTCGAGCATTGCATGTCGGTCACGGCCGTCTGCACGCCCACCCTCCTTACCTCAAGCCAGGGCGCCGTCAAATCGAACGCCGTACCGTGAACGCAGAGATCGAGAGCCTCAATGGGAAAGAGAGCAAGAAGGGTCTTCGTCCATGAAGGAGAGGGTCAGGGTGAGGGAGGAAGATGTCCGCGAAGGCGTTGCCGTGGCCGGTGATCGCGAGGATCGAGCCCGTGGTCGCCGTCTCTCAGGGTCCGGGTACAACCGACAACCCGGGATGGGAGAGAGATGCGGGTTTGCTGGCGGCGCGTTTCAGGACGCCGAGGTAGCCCTTATCCACGCACGCTCCCTCCAGCACGCCACGGTCGCGAAGGATGCGATGCATGCGCGGCAGGTTGTAGTGGGGAACGGTCATGATGAGGTGATGTTCGAGGTGATAGTTCACGTAGTTGGGCGCGACGAAAAGACGTTCCCACCAGCATGC from Candidatus Binatia bacterium encodes:
- a CDS encoding methionyl-tRNA formyltransferase; the encoded protein is MRIILVGQAAFAEQVLDRLRERQHDVLAVYCPPDSGERIDPVKARALAVGIPVRQHQSLKGPEVQREFADLGADLAVLAYVTQIVPRSIFEAPRLGSLCFHPSLLPRYRGGSAINWQIIKGETQTGVSVFWVDAGIDTGPILLQRTAVIRPTDTSGSLYYDTLFPLGVDAVVEAVELVAAGKAPRVVQDEAQATYDPLCRDEHAAIDWSRPAATLYNLIRGCDPQPGAHTMLNGRPLRLYDAAIVHGRKLRPGVIDEISADGWLVGTGDGGIRVKRVRAGDKKVDAGTFATTHAVAAGTALGT